The following proteins are co-located in the Xiphophorus hellerii strain 12219 chromosome 2, Xiphophorus_hellerii-4.1, whole genome shotgun sequence genome:
- the acd gene encoding adrenocortical dysplasia protein homolog isoform X1 translates to MPPWSKLTPWIENLILSYGSGDASGSQLRAHVIGVGQMTQSQARGSDGPTGLLFLSDGELKIPAVLTASAWEQLQEKEDRECFSSLLNTTVCLQDYRLRFHMDPEQTKSRFFLSVGELATTAAGPVKDNTPCCTSSASVRMKICRTWRSLLGQEDSQRSQTGLDLSELLGEWQHDCLQTLLRDIRERLLALRNPRPSTSAYTPPPNCTRWDLDRVRYKGEPSFTVPAKLLLIPYESKGQACSVEDVEWQITEPAGGDPVQSAGTAGDAGTAGDAGTAGTAGGAGDAGTAGGAGTAGDAGTAGDAGERYPLLMEDVAPFPDPTALLSANPWDMFPPLGISPSTSDSSPESTPKLDSAAMVTSTRLPVASTQLPVPSFLPPYQNQPAASFPPSSSSVTVSPPEPPASDGTDTVPESYRKPKRKRCEAEQQQEEEEEVSGSPPSWLFDSHLGTPRNEDSPKQTQPAPKKIPGTHGDGRPFSYKYRVSDQNHQDFSRFRVAASLLHWALRYLLTPKPTEDPQSVD, encoded by the exons ATGCCTCCCTGGAGCAAACTGACTCCCTGGATCGAGAATCTGATCCTTAGCTACGGGAGCGGGGATGCGTCTGGCAGCCAGCTGAGGGCTCATGTCATCGGGGTGGGTCAGATGACCCAGTCCCAGGCTCGGGGCTCCGATGGCCCGACGGGGTTGCTCTTCCTGTCCGACGGAGAGCTCAAGATCCCGGCCGTGCTCACCGCCTCCGCCTGGGAGCAGCTCCAGGAGAAGGAGGACCGGGAGTGCTTCAGCAGCCTCCTGAACACCACCGTGTGCCTGCAGGACTACCGGCTCCGGTTCCACATGGACCCGGAACAGACCAAGAGCCGGTTCTTCCTGTCAGTGGGGGAGCTGGCCACCACCGCGGCGGGTCCGGTTAAAGACAACACGCCCTGCTGCACCAGTTCGGCCTCGGTCCGGATGAAGATCTGCAGAACCTGGAGGTCCCTTCTTGGTCAGGAGGACTCCCAGCGGAGCCAGACCGGACTGGACCTGTCCGAACTGCTAGGAGAGTGGCAGCACGACTGCCTGCAGACACTGCTGCGGGACATCCGGGAGAGACTGCTGGCTCTCAGGAACCCCCGACCCTCCACCTCTGCTTACACCCCGCCTCCGAACTGCACCAGATGGGACCTGGACCGGGTCAGGTACAAGGGGGAACCGAGCTTCACCGTCCCGGCGAAGCTGCTTCTCATTCCGTATGAGAGCAAGGGACAGGCTTGCTCTGTGGAGGACGTGGAGTGGCAGATAACCGAACCGGCAG GTGGCGATCCAGTACAGAGTGCGGGAACTGCGGGAGATGCGGGAACTGCGGGGGACGCGGGAACTGCGGGAACTGCGGGAGGTGCGGGAGATGCGGGAACTGCGGGAGGTGCGGGAACTGCGGGAGATGCGGGAACTGCGGGGGACGCGGGTGAGCGTTACCCTCTTTTGATGGAGGACGTCGCTCCTTTCCCAGACCCAACCGCCCTGCTTTCCGCCAACCCCTGGGACATGTTCCCCCCTCTGGGAATCAGCCCTTCCACCTCCGACTCGTCCCCGGAGTCCACCCCGAAACTGGACTCTGCTGCCATGGTAACCAGCACCCGACTTCCGGTTGCCAGCACCCAGCTTCCGGTTCCCAGCTTCCTGCCTCCTTACCAAAACCAACCCGCCGCCAGCTTCCCACCGAGCTCCTCATCAGTCACCGTGAGTCCACCAGAACCTCCTGCCTCAGACGGAACCGACACCGTTCCGGAAAGCTATAGGAAGCCCAAGAGGAAGCGATGCGAGGCGGAACAACAacaagaagaggaggaagaagtcAGTGGGAGTCCGCCATCTTGGCTCTTTGACTCCCACCTTGGAACTCCCAGAAACGAGGACAGTCCAAAACAGACCCAACCCGCCCCGAAAAAGATCCCGGGCACTCACGGCGACGGCAGACCGTTCTCCTACAAATACAGAGTGTCGGATCAGAACCACCAGGACTTCAGCCGGTTCCGAGTGGCTGCCTCTCTGCTACACTGGGCTCTGCGGTATCTGTTGACTCCGAAACCAACAGAGGATCCGCAGAGCGTCGACTGA
- the acd gene encoding adrenocortical dysplasia protein homolog isoform X4, with protein sequence MPPWSKLTPWIENLILSYGSGDASGSQLRAHVIGVGQMTQSQARGSDGPTGLLFLSDGELKIPAVLTASAWEQLQEKEDRECFSSLLNTTVCLQDYRLRFHMDPEQTKSRFFLSVGELATTAAGPVKDNTPCCTSSASVRMKICRTWRSLLGQEDSQRSQTGLDLSELLGEWQHDCLQTLLRDIRERLLALRNPRPSTSAYTPPPNCTRWDLDRVRYKGEPSFTVPAKLLLIPYESKGQACSVEDVEWQITEPAGGDPVQSAGTAGDAGTAGDAGERYPLLMEDVAPFPDPTALLSANPWDMFPPLGISPSTSDSSPESTPKLDSAAMVTSTRLPVASTQLPVPSFLPPYQNQPAASFPPSSSSVTVSPPEPPASDGTDTVPESYRKPKRKRCEAEQQQEEEEEVSGSPPSWLFDSHLGTPRNEDSPKQTQPAPKKIPGTHGDGRPFSYKYRVSDQNHQDFSRFRVAASLLHWALRYLLTPKPTEDPQSVD encoded by the exons ATGCCTCCCTGGAGCAAACTGACTCCCTGGATCGAGAATCTGATCCTTAGCTACGGGAGCGGGGATGCGTCTGGCAGCCAGCTGAGGGCTCATGTCATCGGGGTGGGTCAGATGACCCAGTCCCAGGCTCGGGGCTCCGATGGCCCGACGGGGTTGCTCTTCCTGTCCGACGGAGAGCTCAAGATCCCGGCCGTGCTCACCGCCTCCGCCTGGGAGCAGCTCCAGGAGAAGGAGGACCGGGAGTGCTTCAGCAGCCTCCTGAACACCACCGTGTGCCTGCAGGACTACCGGCTCCGGTTCCACATGGACCCGGAACAGACCAAGAGCCGGTTCTTCCTGTCAGTGGGGGAGCTGGCCACCACCGCGGCGGGTCCGGTTAAAGACAACACGCCCTGCTGCACCAGTTCGGCCTCGGTCCGGATGAAGATCTGCAGAACCTGGAGGTCCCTTCTTGGTCAGGAGGACTCCCAGCGGAGCCAGACCGGACTGGACCTGTCCGAACTGCTAGGAGAGTGGCAGCACGACTGCCTGCAGACACTGCTGCGGGACATCCGGGAGAGACTGCTGGCTCTCAGGAACCCCCGACCCTCCACCTCTGCTTACACCCCGCCTCCGAACTGCACCAGATGGGACCTGGACCGGGTCAGGTACAAGGGGGAACCGAGCTTCACCGTCCCGGCGAAGCTGCTTCTCATTCCGTATGAGAGCAAGGGACAGGCTTGCTCTGTGGAGGACGTGGAGTGGCAGATAACCGAACCGGCAG GTGGCGATCCAGTACAGA GTGCGGGAACTGCGGGAGATGCGGGAACTGCGGGGGACGCGGGTGAGCGTTACCCTCTTTTGATGGAGGACGTCGCTCCTTTCCCAGACCCAACCGCCCTGCTTTCCGCCAACCCCTGGGACATGTTCCCCCCTCTGGGAATCAGCCCTTCCACCTCCGACTCGTCCCCGGAGTCCACCCCGAAACTGGACTCTGCTGCCATGGTAACCAGCACCCGACTTCCGGTTGCCAGCACCCAGCTTCCGGTTCCCAGCTTCCTGCCTCCTTACCAAAACCAACCCGCCGCCAGCTTCCCACCGAGCTCCTCATCAGTCACCGTGAGTCCACCAGAACCTCCTGCCTCAGACGGAACCGACACCGTTCCGGAAAGCTATAGGAAGCCCAAGAGGAAGCGATGCGAGGCGGAACAACAacaagaagaggaggaagaagtcAGTGGGAGTCCGCCATCTTGGCTCTTTGACTCCCACCTTGGAACTCCCAGAAACGAGGACAGTCCAAAACAGACCCAACCCGCCCCGAAAAAGATCCCGGGCACTCACGGCGACGGCAGACCGTTCTCCTACAAATACAGAGTGTCGGATCAGAACCACCAGGACTTCAGCCGGTTCCGAGTGGCTGCCTCTCTGCTACACTGGGCTCTGCGGTATCTGTTGACTCCGAAACCAACAGAGGATCCGCAGAGCGTCGACTGA
- the acd gene encoding adrenocortical dysplasia protein homolog isoform X2: MPPWSKLTPWIENLILSYGSGDASGSQLRAHVIGVGQMTQSQARGSDGPTGLLFLSDGELKIPAVLTASAWEQLQEKEDRECFSSLLNTTVCLQDYRLRFHMDPEQTKSRFFLSVGELATTAAGPVKDNTPCCTSSASVRMKICRTWRSLLGQEDSQRSQTGLDLSELLGEWQHDCLQTLLRDIRERLLALRNPRPSTSAYTPPPNCTRWDLDRVRYKGEPSFTVPAKLLLIPYESKGQACSVEDVEWQITEPAGGDPVQSAGTAGGAGTAGDAGTAGDAGERYPLLMEDVAPFPDPTALLSANPWDMFPPLGISPSTSDSSPESTPKLDSAAMVTSTRLPVASTQLPVPSFLPPYQNQPAASFPPSSSSVTVSPPEPPASDGTDTVPESYRKPKRKRCEAEQQQEEEEEVSGSPPSWLFDSHLGTPRNEDSPKQTQPAPKKIPGTHGDGRPFSYKYRVSDQNHQDFSRFRVAASLLHWALRYLLTPKPTEDPQSVD; the protein is encoded by the exons ATGCCTCCCTGGAGCAAACTGACTCCCTGGATCGAGAATCTGATCCTTAGCTACGGGAGCGGGGATGCGTCTGGCAGCCAGCTGAGGGCTCATGTCATCGGGGTGGGTCAGATGACCCAGTCCCAGGCTCGGGGCTCCGATGGCCCGACGGGGTTGCTCTTCCTGTCCGACGGAGAGCTCAAGATCCCGGCCGTGCTCACCGCCTCCGCCTGGGAGCAGCTCCAGGAGAAGGAGGACCGGGAGTGCTTCAGCAGCCTCCTGAACACCACCGTGTGCCTGCAGGACTACCGGCTCCGGTTCCACATGGACCCGGAACAGACCAAGAGCCGGTTCTTCCTGTCAGTGGGGGAGCTGGCCACCACCGCGGCGGGTCCGGTTAAAGACAACACGCCCTGCTGCACCAGTTCGGCCTCGGTCCGGATGAAGATCTGCAGAACCTGGAGGTCCCTTCTTGGTCAGGAGGACTCCCAGCGGAGCCAGACCGGACTGGACCTGTCCGAACTGCTAGGAGAGTGGCAGCACGACTGCCTGCAGACACTGCTGCGGGACATCCGGGAGAGACTGCTGGCTCTCAGGAACCCCCGACCCTCCACCTCTGCTTACACCCCGCCTCCGAACTGCACCAGATGGGACCTGGACCGGGTCAGGTACAAGGGGGAACCGAGCTTCACCGTCCCGGCGAAGCTGCTTCTCATTCCGTATGAGAGCAAGGGACAGGCTTGCTCTGTGGAGGACGTGGAGTGGCAGATAACCGAACCGGCAG GTGGCGATCCAGTACAGAGTGCGGGAACTGCGGGAG GTGCGGGAACTGCGGGAGATGCGGGAACTGCGGGGGACGCGGGTGAGCGTTACCCTCTTTTGATGGAGGACGTCGCTCCTTTCCCAGACCCAACCGCCCTGCTTTCCGCCAACCCCTGGGACATGTTCCCCCCTCTGGGAATCAGCCCTTCCACCTCCGACTCGTCCCCGGAGTCCACCCCGAAACTGGACTCTGCTGCCATGGTAACCAGCACCCGACTTCCGGTTGCCAGCACCCAGCTTCCGGTTCCCAGCTTCCTGCCTCCTTACCAAAACCAACCCGCCGCCAGCTTCCCACCGAGCTCCTCATCAGTCACCGTGAGTCCACCAGAACCTCCTGCCTCAGACGGAACCGACACCGTTCCGGAAAGCTATAGGAAGCCCAAGAGGAAGCGATGCGAGGCGGAACAACAacaagaagaggaggaagaagtcAGTGGGAGTCCGCCATCTTGGCTCTTTGACTCCCACCTTGGAACTCCCAGAAACGAGGACAGTCCAAAACAGACCCAACCCGCCCCGAAAAAGATCCCGGGCACTCACGGCGACGGCAGACCGTTCTCCTACAAATACAGAGTGTCGGATCAGAACCACCAGGACTTCAGCCGGTTCCGAGTGGCTGCCTCTCTGCTACACTGGGCTCTGCGGTATCTGTTGACTCCGAAACCAACAGAGGATCCGCAGAGCGTCGACTGA
- the acd gene encoding adrenocortical dysplasia protein homolog isoform X3 produces the protein MPPWSKLTPWIENLILSYGSGDASGSQLRAHVIGVGQMTQSQARGSDGPTGLLFLSDGELKIPAVLTASAWEQLQEKEDRECFSSLLNTTVCLQDYRLRFHMDPEQTKSRFFLSVGELATTAAGPVKDNTPCCTSSASVRMKICRTWRSLLGQEDSQRSQTGLDLSELLGEWQHDCLQTLLRDIRERLLALRNPRPSTSAYTPPPNCTRWDLDRVRYKGEPSFTVPAKLLLIPYESKGQACSVEDVEWQITEPAGGDPVQNAGTAGGAGTAGDAGTAGDAGERYPLLMEDVAPFPDPTALLSANPWDMFPPLGISPSTSDSSPESTPKLDSAAMVTSTRLPVASTQLPVPSFLPPYQNQPAASFPPSSSSVTVSPPEPPASDGTDTVPESYRKPKRKRCEAEQQQEEEEEVSGSPPSWLFDSHLGTPRNEDSPKQTQPAPKKIPGTHGDGRPFSYKYRVSDQNHQDFSRFRVAASLLHWALRYLLTPKPTEDPQSVD, from the exons ATGCCTCCCTGGAGCAAACTGACTCCCTGGATCGAGAATCTGATCCTTAGCTACGGGAGCGGGGATGCGTCTGGCAGCCAGCTGAGGGCTCATGTCATCGGGGTGGGTCAGATGACCCAGTCCCAGGCTCGGGGCTCCGATGGCCCGACGGGGTTGCTCTTCCTGTCCGACGGAGAGCTCAAGATCCCGGCCGTGCTCACCGCCTCCGCCTGGGAGCAGCTCCAGGAGAAGGAGGACCGGGAGTGCTTCAGCAGCCTCCTGAACACCACCGTGTGCCTGCAGGACTACCGGCTCCGGTTCCACATGGACCCGGAACAGACCAAGAGCCGGTTCTTCCTGTCAGTGGGGGAGCTGGCCACCACCGCGGCGGGTCCGGTTAAAGACAACACGCCCTGCTGCACCAGTTCGGCCTCGGTCCGGATGAAGATCTGCAGAACCTGGAGGTCCCTTCTTGGTCAGGAGGACTCCCAGCGGAGCCAGACCGGACTGGACCTGTCCGAACTGCTAGGAGAGTGGCAGCACGACTGCCTGCAGACACTGCTGCGGGACATCCGGGAGAGACTGCTGGCTCTCAGGAACCCCCGACCCTCCACCTCTGCTTACACCCCGCCTCCGAACTGCACCAGATGGGACCTGGACCGGGTCAGGTACAAGGGGGAACCGAGCTTCACCGTCCCGGCGAAGCTGCTTCTCATTCCGTATGAGAGCAAGGGACAGGCTTGCTCTGTGGAGGACGTGGAGTGGCAGATAACCGAACCGGCAG GTGGCGATCCAGTACAGA ATGCGGGAACTGCGGGAGGTGCGGGAACTGCGGGAGATGCGGGAACTGCGGGGGACGCGGGTGAGCGTTACCCTCTTTTGATGGAGGACGTCGCTCCTTTCCCAGACCCAACCGCCCTGCTTTCCGCCAACCCCTGGGACATGTTCCCCCCTCTGGGAATCAGCCCTTCCACCTCCGACTCGTCCCCGGAGTCCACCCCGAAACTGGACTCTGCTGCCATGGTAACCAGCACCCGACTTCCGGTTGCCAGCACCCAGCTTCCGGTTCCCAGCTTCCTGCCTCCTTACCAAAACCAACCCGCCGCCAGCTTCCCACCGAGCTCCTCATCAGTCACCGTGAGTCCACCAGAACCTCCTGCCTCAGACGGAACCGACACCGTTCCGGAAAGCTATAGGAAGCCCAAGAGGAAGCGATGCGAGGCGGAACAACAacaagaagaggaggaagaagtcAGTGGGAGTCCGCCATCTTGGCTCTTTGACTCCCACCTTGGAACTCCCAGAAACGAGGACAGTCCAAAACAGACCCAACCCGCCCCGAAAAAGATCCCGGGCACTCACGGCGACGGCAGACCGTTCTCCTACAAATACAGAGTGTCGGATCAGAACCACCAGGACTTCAGCCGGTTCCGAGTGGCTGCCTCTCTGCTACACTGGGCTCTGCGGTATCTGTTGACTCCGAAACCAACAGAGGATCCGCAGAGCGTCGACTGA